A stretch of DNA from Sugiyamaella lignohabitans strain CBS 10342 chromosome B, complete sequence:
AGTTTTATTGAAAACCTCTTTAATAGAAGAAATAAAgaacaaacacaaaaagaaatcagcTCTGTCTAGAGCTGCCAAAAAAGGTATGACCACTGCGGGAATCGAACCCGCGGCGACAGATTGGAAGTCTATCATGTTACCACTACACCAAGAGGCCCGCTCTTGTTATCCTTTTGAATACGAAAATGATAACCTCAACACTCATCCGTATTATTGCGTGATCTTAAGGCCCCAACATAGCCCAGTATCACCAGAAAAACCCACTAACACACCCTCGAGCCAAATTTATCAACTAAATCACAGTAGTACCATTCAGAAGTGCGCTTTTAATCAAAAATCACACGATGGTCTAGCTTTTTGACGAAATAGGCACTCTTGTGCAACTGGTTCGCTTCAAAATTAttgcaccaccacctgtGATCGAAATATGTTATATTTGCGGAAATATGTCTTTATTTTTCGAtaaatgttttttttttttcatttccattctcttattttattttaatgtTAGACGAATGCAGACATTTTCAAGAATATTCCACTCCCAAAAAACTTAAACCGAAACTTAGGAATACTAAAGAGGAACAAGATAAATGGAAATGAGAAAGAACTTAAACTTATACCGCTTACCCGCCAGAACAAAATTGAGTGAGAATTCATCCCTATCTACATATGAGATGAGTAGAGCCGGTTTCGTTTTCTGTTACAAAACGGTTTATAACCCTGTAGCTGAACCGTTTTCCCGGTACTCGTCGAAATATCACaaatttttcttgatatacTAAATGGGAATTCAGAGGAATCATATATTTTGAAATCTAAAATAGCCATAGCAAGCCTGCAATCAGCTAATAAGAAAGTAGTCATCTTGGTTATACATAAACTATGCGACTCAAAATTGCCTGAATCATATAGTAGATAACTTAAAACATGATTTAGCGATTGATATGTTCAGCTTTCGTTCTTTGCCGTTTGCCCTCTATGAACCAAAAGAGCACATGTTTCCGGACAGCTAGCAGTTGGAAACGATCAGCTGGGGACCCTACTTAGAGATATTAGTCGAGGTTTTCATTCTGGGCAGTTTATTGAGTGATCCTCATACTGTTGCCTGGGattactgatatcaaagGTGTGAGTATACTAGCGTTACCCGGCTTTCGAGTCCATTCTGCTTCCCAATAAGGAAGAATTCAACTTTCGATCACTGACATTTGTGATTTGCCCTCTATGACCCATAAGACCACATGTTTACGGATATCTGCCATTTGAACATAATCAGCTAGAGAGACCCTACTTCGATACATGAGTCGATATGTCCATTCTGGACACTTTATTGAGTGATCCTATTCATACTGTGGCCAGGAattactgatatcaaaagTGTGAGGTTTACCGGTGTTACCCGGTTTCTGTCCCGATTCTTTCTTCCTAACTAGGAAGAATTCAACCTTCAATCAACGACATTGCCCTCTATAAACCAGCACATGTTTCCAGACAGCTACAAGCTGAACACAGTCAGCTGGAGACCCTACTTCGATATATTAGTCGAGATGTCCATCCTGGAAACCAATGCGACTTCTGCTTTCATTATTACCGAGCTTTCAGCTACTGAATTTGTAATCCGGGTAACCCCTCAATTTTACATTTGGGaaattttatatttatttttttattcaaaattttatttattttaattttccTTGCTCAGCGAAATTCAGCGATCTGTTAAGAACTATCGAAATTCTGATACCAAAGGAAATACTGATTGAATTCGACCATCTGGAGATATGAGTCGGGCAAGCCGATGTCGAGTCAACTGCATCCATGCCAAATCCTCTGCACGATCAGGTATATAGTCAATGTCGAATCATCtacatccatgccagatcctctgcacgatcagatattagtcgggGAAGAACATGTCGAGTCATCTACATCCATGTCAGATCCTCTGCATGGAAGCCAGAATCAGGACAGATACCGGGTAACAGCGGTATAAAACTCACActtttgatatcagtaatTCCCGGCGACAGCATGAGTTGGATCAATCAATAAAGTGTCCAGGATGGACATCTCGACTAATATCTCAAAGTAGGGTCACCAGCTGACCGTGTTCATCTTGTAGCTGTCCGGAAGCATGTGCTGGTTCATAGAGTGCCAATGGCAGAGGGTCAAGAGCTGAGCATAATCAATCGCTAAATCATGTTTTAAGTTATctataatatataaatcagACAATGTTATGTCGCATCATTTATGTATAACCGGGATGACCACTCTCTTAATACTTAATTGCAGTCAGATTGTCATGGGTCACTCACTTCGCTAACGGCTTCATGATTTTATGGGTGAAGCTTTGTTGAACTCATCAGTCTATGCTTTATGTTTCCGGCTCATGATATCCAGCACTGTGTTCTGTATATGAATGAGCATATCTGAGTAGCCGTCATACATTTTGTCCTGCTGTTAAACCCATGCAGTCGACTCGGAATATTAGACGGTGAGAGATATAGAATTAGATAATCACTATTTCATTATTCTCCAGTCGTACTTTATTACACCAGAGACTTTTAGGCTGATGTGTTTTAGCTCTTCTCCTTGCAAAACTTCCACATTCCTATGGCTTTTCTCCGGTCACGTGCTGCTTATGGCGTATTGCATCAAACTAATCAGAAGCCGATCTGTTTATCTTATCTTCGATGTCGATAAAGCGTATAAAGAGTCAGCACTTGAAAGCGTTCTTTTCAACCATGTCTCCAATTCAAGCTCCCAGAAGGGCTATTTTGAATCCTAGTGGCTCGTCAAATGGCACCAAGGAAATCCCAATCAAGGCCGTTATATTCGATATGGACGGTACACTTTGTCTTCCTCAGGTGAGTAATCCATCCGCGATGGTTATCTTGACTTTTATTAACCAGAAAATAGACTTATATGTTCAGTAtgtgatatatatatactataAAATACCGAGCATGCCGATAAGGCTTTGAGGGTATAGTATAAGAATGGTATACTAACAGTTCTCAGAGCAGATGAGAGATGCCTTGGGTATCGATAAGTCTGTCGATATTCTGGATCATGTTCATAGTTTACCCCCAGATGAGGAAAAGGTAGCTCAAAAAAAGCTAGAGGTTATTGAAAGAGCTGCTATGTTGGAAATGAAACCTCAGCCAGGATTGAGACAATTAATGGATGTGAGTTGTTGACAATTATGGACTGCTACAAAAGACGAATTTTGACTAACGTAAAACCAGTTCCTTGATTCacacaatatcaaaaaatcCATATGCACCAGAAACTTTCCAGTAAGTTGCtgcattttattttattattccTTATTTCTTACTAATACTACCAGATTCCTGTGGACCACCTGTTGAATGCTTTCCTGTCCGACTATGAATTCGGTCCCATAGTAACACGCGAATTCAAGCCTCCTAAACCGCATCCCGACGGGATCTTACATATCGCCAAGTCTTGGGTAggtttttcttttcaccGAAAAGATGGGGAAATACTGACGAGCCGATTgaactaacaaaaaaataggGTATCGATCCAGCTAACATTGTCATGGTCGGAGACTCTATTGACGACATGCAAGCAGGATTCCGAGCTGGTGCAGCTACTATTCTTCTAGAAAATAATGTAAATCGCCATGTAAAGGACGAGCCAGAGACCGACATTGCCGTGGATAGCTTGGATAAAATTATAGATTTCCTGGTCAATGGTTTTGAAGTAAAGGCTAGGCCATAAGTATGGACAGAACCACCACAAAAAAGCGAACAAGCTGTCCAACGGTTGAGGACAGAGCCGAAGGCAAAGGTTCAATTGCTTGAAGAAAGCAAGAATGTAAATTAtagaaagaaaacaaatggGAATTAAGTTTTTCAAGGATGTAGAATGCATTTTGTTATCTAACTATGTACTCGCCAACGTTGGTAGTATAGCGTAGTCCTTTGAATGGTTTGACTCCTTCCCCTAGGCCTGGAGATTTGAGAATCCGTAGGCTATTCACCTTGATTCCACTGGGAACATTTCCCGTCAACGTGTATGTGATTGACAGGTGTGTTGGAAAGATAGGTTTGATCCCTGAACCTGATTCTTTCGATGCCACATTTGAATCTAATGCCTTCGATTTATGGCTGCTTCCAGTAGCATCTCTAAAAGAGTCACCGATTGAATCCTCAACTCCATTTGACTTCGAGTTCTCTTCAGattcatcctcttcatcatctacTTCTTCACGTTCTAGAGCACCTCGTAAAGAAGCACTCCATCCAAGTGGAGTCTTTCCTGGGAAAGTCCATTCACCAATACCCCAATCATTAAAATGAAAATCTCCAGATGTGATTCGCAGTCCTTTTATATTCTTTTTAGTCCTCTGGCCATCGCATATAACATTTACACTCAGGCCCTCTACATGCTTAACTTCTCGAGACATGGTCGTCCATACCCGAGCTTCGAATTCGTCTTTCGCAATACCCAGACCAGTGCGGAATTCTGCGAATACTAGTCCTTGACCTTGGGCCCTATTCTTTTCATTCTTACCACCAACACGGTTATTGTCTAAGGTATATGACGCAATAAGCGCTTTGCCATCAGGTGGAATAAACTGTAAAGTTCCTGGAGACTGGACCCACTTATCAATTTTGACAGCAGGATGAAACGATGGCCGTCCTAAATGGTTATTTAGAGTATTAAGATTGAGAGAAATCTCTGGAATGCCTGATAGATTAGACGTTACAAATATTGTTCCCTCAATCCTAGACACCAGTGGTCTAGTAGAATAATATGCACTGTTTGGTTGGCTTGAATGTGAGTATAGTGCCGAGGATCCAATAGGTTCAGATACTCTTCTGCCAGATAGGCTATTAGATGGTTTCGCAGGTAACACCATATAAAGAGTTTCAACAATATCTACAAAAAGCTCATTATTTGTATGTCGGACATTAGATCTCCTCCAGGGGATCGTTGATTGTGTTGGAACAGTCTTGTTACCTCCCGATAGTAGCTTACTCAACAAGCCACCATTCGGCACCAGATCACGAAGGGCATCTGGCTCAGTTACATAGGGGTATCCATCGTCAAGCATTTCATTCAATAACAGGCTCACAACGTCCAAATTAGTTTCTATCCTCATGGGTACAACCGGTGGTGTGAAATACTTCTCCAACACTTCGGCAAATCTATTGATAAATTCAAATGGTACCATTACGGGCATTTGAGAAGTACA
This window harbors:
- the APM3 gene encoding Apm3p (Mu3-like subunit of the clathrin associated protein complex (AP-3); functions in transport of alkaline phosphatase to the vacuole via the alternate pathway; GO_component: GO:0030123 - AP-3 adaptor complex [Evidence IDA] [PMID 9250663]; GO_component: GO:0005794 - Golgi apparatus [Evidence IEA,IEA]; GO_component: GO:0030131 - clathrin adaptor complex [Evidence IEA]; GO_component: GO:0031410 - cytoplasmic vesicle [Evidence IEA]; GO_component: GO:0030659 - cytoplasmic vesicle membrane [Evidence IEA]; GO_component: GO:0016020 - membrane [Evidence IEA]; GO_function: GO:0003674 - molecular_function [Evidence ND]; GO_process: GO:0006896 - Golgi to vacuole transport [Evidence IMP] [PMID 9335339]; GO_process: GO:0006886 - intracellular protein transport [Evidence IEA]; GO_process: GO:0006623 - protein targeting to vacuole [Evidence IMP] [PMID 17895371]; GO_process: GO:0015031 - protein transport [Evidence IEA]; GO_process: GO:0006810 - transport [Evidence IEA]; GO_process: GO:0016192 - vesicle-mediated transport [Evidence IEA]) encodes the protein MVFMLPCTSQMPVMVPFEFINRFAEVLEKYFTPPVVPMRIETNLDVVSLLLNEMLDDGYPYVTEPDALRDLVPNGGLLSKLLSGGNKTVPTQSTIPWRRSNVRHTNNELFVDIVETLYMVLPAKPSNSLSGRRVSEPIGSSALYSHSSQPNSAYYSTRPLVSRIEGTIFVTSNLSGIPEISLNLNTLNNHLGRPSFHPAVKIDKWVQSPGTLQFIPPDGKALIASYTLDNNRVGGKNEKNRAQGQGLVFAEFRTGLGIAKDEFEARVWTTMSREVKHVEGLSVNVICDGQRTKKNIKGLRITSGDFHFNDWGIGEWTFPGKTPLGWSASLRGALEREEVDDEEDESEENSKSNGVEDSIGDSFRDATGSSHKSKALDSNVASKESGSGIKPIFPTHLSITYTLTGNVPSGIKVNSLRILKSPGLGEGVKPFKGLRYTTNVGEYIVR